Proteins encoded by one window of Rhizophagus irregularis chromosome 31, complete sequence:
- a CDS encoding Glycylpeptide N-tetradecanoyltransferase 2, whose translation MDEQEHNNVLDVEGEGSAIDKMRAKQEKKNMKKAKKKAAKNSASGSTAGLEDTAAKQLELQEKVRMLVNQLAIREAIQPPPSASNSQKQKDMSSHKFWSTQPVPKHGETIEEDGPIESNTPYDQIRKEPYALPKEFEWVTLELNNENELNELYTLLTNNYVEDDDAMFRFDYSGDFLKWALQPPGYLKTWHVGVRVSSNKKLVAFVSGIPADIRIYDSHQHLVEINFLCVHKKLRSKRLAPVLIKEITRRSHLQGIFQAVYTAGVVLPKPISKARYYHRSLNPKKLVETNFSRLPQNMPLSRFIKKFKLPAETSTPGLRPMVEEDVPEVKTLLNEYMSKFNFVPVFKTDDEVKHWILTRDKVIWSFVVEDLETKKLTDFFSFYYLPSSVIGHQVHKTINAVYLFYYAVKEADEKAIKGRLQGLIKDALILAKLKNVDVFNCLDLLENKLFIEDLKFGAGDGYLNYYMYNWRCKDMGSDKVGVVML comes from the exons ATGGACGAGCAAGAGCATAATAATGTTTTGGACGTCGAGGGTGAAGGCAGTGCTATTGATAAAATGCGGGCTAAGCAAGAAAAGAAGAACATGAAAAAAGCTAAAAAGAAAGCTGCCAAAAATTCTGCTAGTGGATCAACAGCGGGTTTAGAAGATACCGCAGCAAAACAATTAGAATTACAAGAAAAAGTGAGAATGTTGGTCAATCAACTAGCAATTCGTGAGGCAATACAGCCACCTCCTAGCGCTAGTAATTCACAGAAACAAAAAGATATGAGTTCGCATAAGTTCTGGAGTACCCAGCCTGTTCCAAAGCAcg GTGAAACAATTGAGGAAGATGGACCGATAGAGTCTAATACTCCATATGATCAAATTCGTAAAGAGCCGTATGCTTTGCCCAAAGAATTTGAGTGGGTAACTCTGGAGTTGAATAATGAAAACGAg CTAAACGAACTCTATACTCTCTTGACAAATAATTATGTCGAAGATGACGATGCGATGTTTCGCTTTGACTATTCTGGTGATTTTCTAAAATG GGCTCTTCAACCACCAGGTTACTTAAAAACTTGGCACGTAGGTGTTCGTGTCTcttctaataaaaaacttgTTGCATTCGTTAGTGGTATTCCAGCAGATATTCGAATTTACGATTC TCATCAGCATCTTGTtgaaatcaattttttgtGTGTCCATAAAAAACTTCGAAGTAAACGATTAGCACCCGtgttaattaaagaaatcacACGACGCTCTCATTTACAAGGGATATTTCAGGCGGTATATACAGCTGGAGTTGTCCTTCCAAAACCCATTTCCAAGGCTCG gtaTTATCACAGATCACTCAATCCCAAAAAACTGGTCGAAACAAATTTTTCACGTTTGCCTCAAAATATGCCATTATCacgtttcattaaaaaatttaagttacCGGCTGAAACATCTACACCTGGTCTCAGACCAATGGTAGAGGAAGATGTTCCCGAAgttaaaacattattaaatgaatatatgagtaaatttaattttgtaccTGTGTTTAAGACTGATGATGAAGTCAAACATTGGATTTTAACGAGAGACAAAGTCATTTGGTCATTTGTAGTCGaa gaCCTTGAAACAAAGAAACTGACCGATTTCTTttcgttttattatttaccttCCTCGGTTATTGGCCACCAAGTACATAAAACTATAAATGCggtttatttattctattacgCCGTAAAAGAAGCTGACGAAAAAGCGATAAAAGGAAGGCTACAAGGTTTGATAAAGGATGCATTGATATTAGCGAAATTG AAAAATGTTGATGTTTTCAATTGTCTTGATCTTttggaaaataaattattcattgagGATCTTAAATTTGGGGCTGGAGATGGATATTTGAATTACTATATGTATAATTGGCGCTGTAAGGATATGGGAAGTGATAAAGTAGGCGTAGTTATGTTGTGA